In the genome of Populus trichocarpa isolate Nisqually-1 chromosome 6, P.trichocarpa_v4.1, whole genome shotgun sequence, one region contains:
- the LOC7470678 gene encoding uncharacterized protein At4g33100 isoform X1 has translation MRITKKDKRDQSSTSPCAHLRAAYHNCFNRWYSEKFVKGQWGKEECVSEWQKYRACLSEHLDDKHLSRFLEAEIVPSDLGKPVDGVSQ, from the exons ATGAGGATTACAAAGAAGGACAAAAGAGATCAATCTTCAACATCTCCCTGTGCTCATCTCAGAGCTGCTTACCACAATTGTTTCAACAG GTGGTATTCAGAGAAGTTTGTCAAAGGACAGTGGGGAAAAGAGGAGTGTGTTTCTGAGTGGCAAAAATACAGAGCTTGCCTTTCT gAACATTTGGATGATAAGCATTTGAGTCGTTTCTTGGAAGCTGAAATAGTTCCATCTGATTTAGGAAAGCCAGTTGACGGTGTTTCTCAGtga
- the LOC7462240 gene encoding aminopeptidase M1 has protein sequence MDQFKGQARLPKFAIPKRYDIRLKPELTACTFAGSVAIDLDIVENTNFIVLNAADLSINSASVSYSSSSKVLQPVKVELVEADEILVLEFAETLPIGIGVLDIVFDGVLNDKMKGFYRSTYEINGEKKNMAVTQFEPVDARRCFPCWDEPVCKATFKITLEVPAELVALSNMPIIEEKVNGDLKTVSYQETPIMSTYLVAIVVGLFDYVEDHTSDGVKVRVYCQVGKTKQGNFALHVAVKTLELFKGYFAVPYALPKLDMIAIPDFAAGAMENYGLVTYRETALLYDDQHSAAANKQRVATVVAHELAHQWFGNLVTMEWWTHLWLNEGFATWVSYLATDSLFPDWKIWTQFLDECTEGLKLDGLAESHPIEVDINHASEIDEIFDAISYRKGASVIRMLQSYLGAKNFQRSLASYIKKHAYSNAKTEDLWAALEEGSGEPVNKLMNSWTRQQGYPVVSVKFKDQKLEFEQSQFLSSGAPGDGQWIVPITLCCCSYDAHKSFLLQTKSETQDVKELLGSCQAGSGSSWIKVNVEQTGFYRVKYDEELRARLGCAIEKKNLTETDRFGILDDSFALCMARQQSLTSLLTLMGAYREELEYIVLSNLINISSKVGRIAADATPDLKDDINQFFINLLQFSAEKLGWDPKQGESHLDAMLRGEVLTALAYFRHDLTLDEASRRFHAFLEDRNTPLLPPDIRKAAYVAVMQRVSTSNRSDYDSLLQVYRETDLSQEKTRILGSIASCPDPNIILEALNFLLTSEVRSQDAVFGLAVSKEGRETAWAWLKDKWDHITNTWGSGFLLTRFVSMIVSPFASFEKAKEVEEFFASRTKPAISRTLKQSIERVHINANWVQSIQKETKLGEAVKELAFRKY, from the exons atgGATCAGTTCAAAGGACAGGCACGCCTCCCAAAATTCGCCATCCCTAAACGCTACGACATCCGCCTCAAACCCGAATTAACCGCCTGCACTTTCGCTGGCTCCGTCGCGATCGATCTCGATATCGTTGAAAATACCAACTTCATCGTCCTCAACGCTGCTGACCTCTCCATCAACTCTGCTTCCGTCTcctactcctcctcctccaag gtTTTGCAACCAGTGAAAGTTGAGTTGGTTGAAGCAGATGAGATATTGGTGTTGGAATTTGCGGAAACGCTTCCGATTGGGATTGGGGTTCTTGACATTGTATTTGATGGTGTTTTGAATGACAAAATGAAAGGTTTTTACAGAAg TACTTATGAGATTAATGGAGAGAAGAAGAACATGGCCGTCACGCAGTTTGAGCCTGTTGATGCTAGAAGATGTTTTCCGTGTTGGGATGAGCCTGTTTGCAAG GCTACATTCAAGATCACATTGGAAGTGCCAGCTGAACTTGTGGCTCTTTCTAATATGCCGATTATCGAGGAGAAAGTGAATGGAGATTTGAAGACGGTTTCATATCAAGAAACGCCTATCATGTCTACTTATTTGGTTGCAATTGTCGTTGGCCTGTTTGATTATGTGGAAGATCATACATCTGATG GGGTGAAAGTTCGTGTATATTGTCAAGTTGGGAAAACAAAACAAGGGAACTTTGCATTGCATGTTGCTGTGAAGACGCTTGAGTTATTTAAAGG GTATTTTGCTGTGCCATACGCCCTTCCGAAGTTGGATATGATTGCAATCCCTGATTTTGCTGCTGGGGCAATGGAGAATTATGGCTTAGTTACATACCGTGAAACAGCCTTGCTTTATGATGATCAGCATTCTGCTGCTGCCAACAAGCAGAGG GTTGCTACTGTTGTGGCACACGAGCTAGCACACCAGTGGTTTGGCAATCTTGTAACAATGGAGTGGTGGACGCATTTATGGCTAAACGAGGGTTTTGCTACATGG GTGAGCTATCTAGCTACTGATAGCTTGTTCCCAGATTGGAAAATATGGACCCAGTTTCTTGATGAATGTACGGAGGGTCTTAAGCTGGATGGCCTCGCAGAATCCCACCCAATTGAG GTGGACATAAATCATGCTTCTGAGATTGATGAAATTTTTGATGCAATAAGCTATCGAAAGGGCGCGTCTGTTATCCGGATGCTACAAAGCTATCTTGGTGCCAAGAACTTTCAG AGGTCACTTGCTTCATACATAAAAAAGCATGCGTACTCAAATGCAAAGACAGAAGACTTATGGGCTGCTCTTGAGGAGGGATCTGGTGAACCTGTGAACAAGCTAATGAATTCATGGACGAGGCAGCAAGGATATCCAGTTGTATCTGTCAAATTCAAGGATCAGAAATTGGAATTTGAACag TCACAATTCCTGTCAAGTGGTGCCCCTGGAGATGGACAATGGATTGTCCCAATAACTTTATGCTGCTGTTCATACGATGCACACAAGAGTTTCTTATTGCAAACAAAGTCAGAAACTCAAGATGTCAAGGAACTCCTGGGTTCCTGCCAGGCGGGGAGTGGAAGTTCTTGGATTAAAGTTAATGTGGAACAGACTGGTTTCTATAGGGTTAAGTATGATGAGGAGCTCAGAGCTAGACTTGGATGTGCTATAGAGAAGAAGAACCTCACTGAAACAGACAGATTTG GCATTTTGGATGATTCATTTGCCCTTTGTATGGCTCGTCAGCAATCTTTGACCTCTTTGCTTACACTGATGGGTGCTTACAGAGAGGAACTTGAGTACATTGTGCTATCTAACttgattaat ATAAGTTCTAAAGTTGGAAGGATTGCAGCAGATGCAACCCCTGATCTAAAGGATGACATTAACcaattttttatcaatcttcTCCAGTTTTCTGCAGA GAAGCTTGGTTGGGATCCTAAGCAAGGCGAAAGCCATTTGGATGCAATGTTAAGAGGAGAAGTTTTGACTGCCCTTGCTTATTTTCGACATGATCTGACACTGGATGAAGCAAGTAGGCGCTTTCATGCATTTTTAGAGGACAGAAATACGCCACTCCTCCCACCTGATATAAGAAAG GCAGCATATGTGGCTGTAATGCAGAGAGTCAGCACTTCAAACAGATCAGATTATGATTCTCTTCTACAGGTTTATAGAGAGACTGATCTAAGCCAGGAGAAAACACGCATTCTGG GTTCAATAGCATCTTGTCCAGATCCAAACATAATTCTTGAAGCTCTCAACTTTTTGTTGACatcagag gttCGTAGTCAAGATGCTGTTTTTGGACTTGCTGTTAGCAAGGAAGGACGTGAAACAGCTTGGGCTTGGCTGAAG GATAAATGGGATCACATTACAAATACTTGGGGTTCAGGATTTTTATTAACTCGCTTTGTCAGCATGATTGTCTCACCG TTTGCTTCATTTGAGAAGGCCAAGGAGGTAGAGGAGTTCTTTGCAAGCCGCACGAAGCCTGCCATTTCTAGAACCTTGAAGCAGAGCATTGAGCGGGTGCACATCAATGCAAATTGGGTTCAAAGCATTCAGAAGGAAACAAAACTTGGCGAGGCTGTGAAAGAATTGGCTTTCAGGAAATACTAG
- the LOC7470679 gene encoding protein phosphatase 2C 53 — MEEMYPAVAVPFRVGNSACESPSIDTHMDITRLLMADTASLLSDTVTKVPTAGDKDCNCGDLDNEVKDTAAPASKEDRGGRGAPLLDMISETERNWVVGDDGITRESEEDDSLSLEGDPILDSSCSLSVASETSSLCGEDLLSLETTSEVGTLNSVEIKKSIGGVDIVAKTADLGDSNGDTVVSDPSSVAGSVEEEAGDGSDAKTSSVVLQLTLERGTSGTVSKSVFEVDYVPLWGFTSVCGRRPEMEDAVATVPYFLKFPIQMLIGDRLLDGMSKYLPHQTAHFFGVYDGHGGSQVANYCHDRIHSALSEEIEFVKNGLSDGSIKDSCQEQWKNAFTNCFLKVDAEVGGKAGAEPVAPETVGSTAVVAIICSSHIIVANCGDSRAVLCRGKEPMALSVDHKPNREDEYARIEAAGGKVIQWNGHRVFGVLAMSRSIGDRYLKPWIIPEPEVMFIPRAKEDECLILASDGLWDVMSNEEACDLARKRILVWHKKNGVALSSSRSEGIDPAAQAAAEFLSNRALQKGSKDNITVIVVDLKAQRKFKTKT; from the exons ATGGAGGAGATGTATCCGGCGGTTGCAGTGCCATTTAGAGTAGGTAATTCAGCCTGTGAAAGTCCATCCATAGATACCCACATGGATATCACAAGACTTTTAATGGCAGACACGGCTAGCTTATTATCTGATACTGTAACTAAGGTTCCTACTGCTGGGGATAAGGATTGTAATTGTGGTGATTTAGATAATGAAGTTAAAGATACAGCGGCTCCAGCTTCAAAAGAGGACAGGGGAGGAAGAGGAGCCCCTTTGTTGGATATGATCTCTGAAACTGAAAGAAATTGGGTTGTTGGCGATGATGGGATAACACGGGAAAGTGAGGAAGATGATTCTTTGTCGTTGGAGGGTGATCCAATTCTTGATAGTTCTTGTTCTCTTTCAGTGGCTAGTGAGACAAGTAGCTTATGTGGAGAGGATCTCTTGAGTTTGGAGACCACCTCTGAGGTAGGAACACTGAATTctgtagaaattaaaaagagCATTGGAGGTGTTGATATTGTTGCCAAGACAGCAGATTTGGGGGATTCAAACGGTGACACTGTTGTGAGCGATCCCTCTTCGGTGGCAGGAAGTGTTGAGGAAGAGGCTGGGGATGGATCTGATGCAAAGACATCTTCTGTGGTTCTTCAGTTGACTCTGGAAAGAGGGACCAGTGGAACAGTctcaaaaagtgtttttgaagtgGACTATGTACCCCTTTGGGGATTTACATCTGTTTGTGGAAGGAGGCCGGAGATGGAAGATGCAGTTGCTACGGtgccttattttttaaaatttcctaTTCAAATGCTGATTGGCGACCGATTACTTGATGGAATGAGCAAGTATTTGCCTCACCAGACTGCTCATTTCTTTGGAGTTTATGATGGTCATGGAGGCTCGCAA GTGGCAAATTATTGTCATGATCGTATCCATTCAGCTTTGTCCGAGGAGATAGAATTTGTTAAGAATGGCCTGAGTGATGGAAGTATTAAGGATAGTTGCCAGGAGCAGTGGAAAAATGCTTTCACCAATTGTTTTCTCAAGGTTGATGCTGAAGTCGGAGGAAAGGCTGGTGCCGAACCAGTTGCCCCAGAAACTGTTGGTTCTACTGCTGTTGTGGCCATTATTTGTTCATCCCACATCATAGTAGCAAACTGTGGAGACTCACGAGCAGTTCTTTGTCGCGGGAAAGAACCAATGGCATTATCAGTGGATCATAAA CCAAACCGAGAAGATGAGTATGCAAGGATAGAAGCAGCTGGAGGCAAGGTCATACAGTGGAATGGGCATCGTGTCTTTGGTGTTCTAGCAATGTCAAGGTCTATTG GTGATAGATATTTGAAACCATGGATTATTCCAGAACCCGAAGTTATGTTTATTCCTAGGGCAAAAGAAGATGAATGTCTCATTCTGGCAAGTGATGGTTTGTGGGATGTCATGTCAAATGAAGAAGCATGTGATCTGGCACGCAAACGAATACTTGTCTGGCACAAAAAGAATGGCGTTGCGCTCTCCTCCTCAAGGAGCGAGGGAATTGATCCTGCAGCTCAAGCAGCAGCTGAGTTCCTCTCAAACCGTGCCCTTCAAAAAGGAAGCAAGGATAACATCACTGTAATCGTGGTGGATCTGAAAGCGCAAAGGaagttcaaaaccaaaacatGA
- the LOC7470678 gene encoding uncharacterized protein At4g33100 isoform X2, translating into MRITKKDKRDQSSTSPCAHLRAAYHNCFNRWYSEKFVKGQWGKEECVSEWQKYRACLSVINLQNLLASKTDKMYNDGIWMQTITMR; encoded by the exons ATGAGGATTACAAAGAAGGACAAAAGAGATCAATCTTCAACATCTCCCTGTGCTCATCTCAGAGCTGCTTACCACAATTGTTTCAACAG GTGGTATTCAGAGAAGTTTGTCAAAGGACAGTGGGGAAAAGAGGAGTGTGTTTCTGAGTGGCAAAAATACAGAGCTTGCCTTTCT gtaataaatctGCAGAACCTTCTAGCAAGCAAAACTGATAAAATGTATAATGATGGCATCTGGATGCAGACTATTACCATGCGCTAA